A stretch of Cicer arietinum cultivar CDC Frontier isolate Library 1 chromosome 5, Cicar.CDCFrontier_v2.0, whole genome shotgun sequence DNA encodes these proteins:
- the LOC140920435 gene encoding uncharacterized protein, with protein MVVRAFDGSRKEVMGEIDLPVQIGPVTFEIMFHVMDSVPAYSCLLGRPWIHYVGVVSSTLHQKLKNMVNDQLVIVSGEGDLLVSNLSTTPYVETGEDALETAFQTLEIVDTAYVETTPIETHMSNTAIIVAKFMLSRGHHPWHGRTDKDNEEDYEPPLDLLRAVEREAKGIMPFEEPIEIVNLGTEEGRKEIKDMPRLDTSIVEHKLPLKPDFSPVKQKLRRMTPDMSLKIKEEVQKQFDAGFLDVENYPQWIANIVSMPKKDGKVRMCVDYRDLNKASPKDDFSLPHIDILVDNTARHSLFSFMDGFSRYNQIKMVAEDMEKMTFITPWGTFYYKVMPFGLKNAGATYQRAMVTLFHDMIHKEVEVYVDDMIVKSQTEEHSIDLKKLFERLRKFKLKLNPSKCTFGVRSGKVLEFVVSQRRIEVDPDKIRAIAEMPPPSTEKEVHGFLGRLNYISRFISQLTATCEPIFKLLRKNQTVLWNEECQNAFEKIRQYLQKPPILAPPVLGLDGSSLEAIHALPYNLFDIQNGSNQKAIKGSALADYLANQPVDDYKSMQCKFPDESIMVLSEEYDDGKWTLLFDGASNIMGHGIGVVLISPKKKFIPITARLCFDCTNNMEEYEACAMGILAALESKAKVLEVYEDSTLVINQLNQEWETRDKKLIPYFTYIKELSLEFDKITFHHVPREDNQLADALATLSSMFQINRNDEIPSIKMESRDYPTYCHVMEEETDGKPWYHDIKHYLINREYPPRISENEKRTLKRLSASFFVNENILYKRNHDMVLLRCVDVSEAKEILQDVHDGSYGIHMNGHTMLIISTPHQCP; from the exons ATGGTTGTTAGAGCTTTCGATGGGAGTCGCAAAGAAGTAATGGGGGAAATTGATCTCCCAGTTCAAATAGGCCCGGTCACATTTGAAATCATGTTTCACGTGATGGATAGTGTACCCGCTTATAGTTGTTTATTGGGAAGGCCATGGATCCATTATGTCGGTGTAGTGTCGTCAACCTTACACCAAAAGCTGAAGAATATGGTAAATGACCAATTGGTAATCGTGTCAGGAGAAGGAGACTTGTTGGTGAGTAATTTGTCCACCACACCTTATGTTGAGACAGGAGAAGATGCTCTAGAAACTGCcttccaaacactagaaatcgtGGACACCGCTTATGTCGAGACGACACCTATAGAAACACATATGTCAAACACTGCTATTATCGTGGCTAAGTTCATGTTGAGTAGAGGACACCATCCATGGCACGG TCGGACAGAcaaagataatgaagaagattaTGAACCCCCTCTAGATTTGTTAAGAGCGGTAGAACGGGAAGCCAAGGGTATCATGCCCTTTGAGGAACCGATAGAAATTGTTAATCTAGGGACGGaagaaggaaggaaagaaattAAG gatatgcctaGATTGGATACTAGCATAGTGGAGCATAAATTGCCCTTAAAACCCGATTTTTCTCCggtgaaacaaaaattaaggcGAATGACGCCcgatatgtcattaaaaatcaaGGAAGAAGTACAAAAACAATTTGACGCAGGATTCCTCGATGTGGAAAATTATCCCCAATGGATAGCCAATATTGTATCAATGCCAAAAAAGGATGGCAAAGTACGAATGTGTGTCGATTATAGGGACCttaataaagctagtcctaaagatgatttttcGTTACCTCACATCGATATTTTGGTTGATAATACGGCTCGCCATTCACTCTTTTCCTTTATGGATGGTTTCTCTAGGTATAATCAAATTAAGATGGTAGCTGAAGATATGGAAAAAATGACTTTCATCACTCCTTGGGGAACATTTTATTACAAAGTAATGCCTTTTGGTCTGAAGAACGCTGGGGCAACCTACCAAAGAGCTATGGTAACCCTATTCCATGACATGATACATAAAGAGGTCGAAGTTTATGTAGACGACATGATTGTTAAGTCACAAACAGAAGAACATAGTattgatctaaagaaactcTTCGAAAGACTTAGAAAGTTTAAGCTAAAGCTCAACCCTTCcaaatgcacttttggtgtgAGATCGGGCAAAGTATTGGAATTTGTGGTTAGTCAGAGACGAATAGAGGTTGATCCCGATAAGATTCGAGCCATTGCAGAAATGCCTCCCCCGAGTACAGAGAAAGAAGTTCACGGTTTTCttgggagactaaattatatttcaagatttatatcacaACTAACTGCTACTTGTGAACcgatatttaaacttttacggAAAAATCAAACAGTTTTGTGGAACGAAGAATGTCAAAATGCATTTGAAAAAATCCGACAGTATTTGCAAAAGCCTCCAATTCTAGCCCCACCAGTTCTGGG CCTGGACGGCTCATcgcttgaggcaatacatgctTTGCCATACAACTTATTTGATATCCAAAATGGATCCAATCAA AAAGCCATCAAAGGGAGTGCCTTAGCAGATTATCTAGCTAATCAACCTGTTGATGATTATAAATCAATGCAATGCAAATTCCCAGACGAAAGTATCATGGTTTTGTCTGAAGAATATGATGATGGAAAATGGACCTTGTTGTTCGACGGGGCCTCAAACATAATGGGGCATGGGATTGGGGTTGTTTTAATATCTCCCAAAAAAAAGTTCATACCTATCACAGCGCGATTATGTTTTGATTGTACCAATAATATGGAAGAATATGAAGCTTGTGCCATGGGAATTTTGGCAGCTTTGGAATCAAAAGCGAAAGTTCTAGAAGTATATGAAGATTCAACCCTAGTCATTAATCAGCTTAACCAAGAATGGGAAACTCGAGATAAGAAGTTAATACCTTATTTTACCTACATAAAAGAATTGTCTTtagaatttgacaaaatcacgtTTCACCATGTCCCTCGAGAAgacaatcaattggctgatgCTTTGGCTACTTTATCATCTATGTTCCAAATAAATCGAAACGATGAAATCCCATCAATTAAAATGGAGAGTCGAGATTATCCAACCTACTGCCATGTCATGGAAGAAGAAACTGACGGAAAACCGTGGTATCACGACATCAAACATTATCTTATAAATAGAGAATATCCTCCCAGAATATCGGAGAATGAGAAAAGAACTCTAAAACGGTTATCCGCGAGCTTTTTTGTGaacgaaaatattttgtataagagGAATCACGATATGGTACTCCTCAGATGTGTTGATGTCAGTGAGGCGAAAGAAATTCTACAAGATGTCCACGATGGCTCTTATGGGATCCATATGAATGGACACACCATGCTGATAATATCCACACCCCACCAGTGCCCCTAA
- the LOC140920436 gene encoding uncharacterized protein produces MLPFSLHGYHTSVHTSTGANPFSLVYGMEVVVPIEVEIPTLRVLMEAKLEESEWVQTRFDQLNLIEEKRLTALCHGQLYQKRLKKAYKKKKIRPREFWEGDLVLKKILPIQKDYHGKWTPNYEGPYVVKKAFSGGALILTNMDGKDLALPVNSDAVKKYYA; encoded by the coding sequence ATGTTGCCGTTTTCACTACACGGGTATCATACTTCGGTACACACTTCAACTGGGGCAAACCCTTTTTCCTTAGTATATGGGATGGAGGTTGTGGTACCTATTGAAGTAGAAATCCCCACGCTAAGAGTATTAATGGAAGCTAAACTAGAGGAGTCGGAATGGGTACAAACACGTTTTgatcaattgaatttgattgaagaaaaaaggttgACGGCCTTATGTCATGGGcaattatatcagaaaagactGAAGAAAGcgtataagaaaaaaaaaatacgtcCTCGAGAATTCTGGGAAGGAGATCTGGTGCTGAAAAAAATCTTACCCATTCAAAAGGATTATCATGGGAAATGGACTCCTAACTATGAGGGTCCATACGTCGTGAAGAAAGCTTTCTCAGGTGGAGCTTTGATCCTTACGAATATGGATGGAAAAGATTTAGCTCTTCCTGTAAACTCAGACGCCGTAAAAAAGTATTATGCTTAA